A single Candidatus Eisenbacteria bacterium DNA region contains:
- the rph gene encoding ribonuclease PH, which yields MRPDGRRIDELRPLKIERGVIPHAEGSAMVTFGRTRVLCTASVDGKAPGWMRGQGRGWVTAEYAMLPRATTERTPRSSQTGGRSQEIQRLIGRSLRAVTDLTVFGERTIVLDCDVIEADGGTRTAAINGALIALHDAFVTLSNEHQLKGPPLRDSVAAISVGLVQGTPCLDLCYTEDSGAAVDMNVVMTGSGEFVELQGTGETTSFSEAQLRELLRLARRGIKRVLAHQRRLVGDSGLLPMPAAPASK from the coding sequence GTGCGTCCCGACGGACGCCGGATCGACGAGCTGCGCCCGCTCAAGATCGAGCGCGGCGTGATTCCGCATGCCGAGGGTTCGGCGATGGTCACGTTCGGCCGGACCCGCGTGCTGTGCACGGCGTCGGTCGACGGCAAGGCGCCGGGCTGGATGCGCGGTCAGGGGCGCGGCTGGGTGACCGCCGAGTACGCGATGCTGCCGCGCGCCACCACCGAGCGCACCCCGCGTTCGAGCCAGACCGGCGGACGCTCGCAGGAGATTCAGCGACTGATCGGTCGCAGCCTGCGCGCGGTCACGGATCTCACGGTGTTCGGCGAGCGCACCATCGTGCTCGATTGCGACGTCATCGAGGCCGACGGCGGCACCCGCACGGCGGCGATCAACGGCGCGTTGATCGCGCTGCACGACGCGTTCGTAACGCTCTCGAACGAGCATCAGCTCAAGGGGCCTCCGTTGCGCGACAGCGTCGCGGCGATCTCGGTCGGCCTGGTGCAGGGCACCCCGTGCCTCGATCTGTGCTACACCGAGGATTCGGGTGCGGCGGTCGACATGAACGTTGTGATGACCGGCAGCGGCGAGTTCGTGGAGCTGCAGGGCACCGGCGAGACCACGTCGTTCAGCGAAGCGCAGCTTCGCGAGCTGTTGCGGTTGGCGCGGCGCGGCATCAAGCGCGTGCTCGCGCATCAGCGCCGGCTGGTCGGGGACTCGGGGTTGCTGCCGATGCCGGCGGCGCCGGCTTCGAAATGA